One genomic window of Gossypium hirsutum isolate 1008001.06 chromosome D11, Gossypium_hirsutum_v2.1, whole genome shotgun sequence includes the following:
- the LOC107927205 gene encoding alkaline/neutral invertase A, mitochondrial — protein sequence MNAIHFFRKSTMKVPSRVLSLRNASFLGFARSFNPSVFERKLCCKKKDFLLNFNQVTQSHHAYPFRFLCFQRIVNDTQKLRCLPSSSFVQSRAVSGPYDVSTEARVASTVRGLSTRGNDIHVTPLVVGGNVAVAEGENNVKKNGVSAKSEVEKEAWRLLKDAVVTYCGSPVGTVAANNPGDKQPLNYDQVFIRDFVPSALAFLLRGEGEIVENFLLHTLQLQSWEKTVDCYSPGQGLMPASFKVRTVPLEDNKFEEVLDPDFGESAIGRVAPVDSGLWWIILLRAYGKITGDYSLQERVDVQTGIRLILNLCLADGFDMFPSLLVTDGSCMIDRRMGIHGHPLEIQALFCSALRCSREILTATGSSKNLVSAINNRLSALSFHVREYCWVDMKKVNEIYRYKTEEYSMDATNKFNIYPEQIPSWLMDWIPEKGGYLLGNLQPAHMDFRFFTLGNLWSIVSSLGTPKQNEAILNLIEAKWDDIAGHMPFKICYPALENEEWRIITGSDPKNTPWSYHNGGSWPTLLWQFTLACIKMGRLELAQKAVSLAEKRLSIDRWPEYYDTRRGKFIGKQSRLYQTWTIAGFLTSKMMVENPQMASLLYWEEDYELLDICVCALNKSGRKNCSRGAAKSQILV from the exons ATGAACGCCATTCATTTCTTCCGTAAATCCACCATGAAGGTCCCTTCCAGGGTCCTCAGCCTTAGAAACGCTTCGTTTTTGGGCTTTGCACGTTCTTTCAATCCTTCTGTTTTTGAACGAAAGCTTTGCTGCAAAAAGAAAGATTTTCTGTTGAATTTCAATCAAGTCACTCAATCCCACCACGCTTACCCTTTTCGATTCTTATGCTTTCAACGCATTGTCAACGATACCCAGAAATTGCGTTGCTTACCAAGTTCCAGTTTTGTTCAATCCAGGGCGGTTTCAGGGCCTTACGATGTCTCCACTGAAGCCAGGGTAGCTTCGACGGTGAGGGGTCTCTCAACCCGGGGGAACGACATCCATGTGACGCCACTTGTTGTAGGAGGAAATGTTGCTGTCGCTGAAGGTGAAAACAATGTGAAGAAAAATGGGGTTTCAGCTAAGAGCGAGGTTGAAAAGGAGGCATGGAGGTTGTTGAAGGATGCTGTTGTGACGTATTGTGGATCCCCTGTTGGTACAGTGGCTGCCAATAATCCTGGCGATAAGCAGCCTTTGAATTATGACCAGGTTTTCATTCGTGATTTTGTGCCTTCTGCTTTGGCTTTCTTGCTTAGAGGTGAAGGAGAGATTGTCGAGAATTTTCTCCTACATACCTTGCAGTTGCAG agtTGGGAGAAAACTGTGGATTGTTATAGTCCAGGACAGGGTTTGATGCCGGCAAGTTTTAAGGTTAGAACCGTACCTCTTGAGGACAATAAGTTTGAGGAAGTACTAGACCCGGATTTTGGTGAATCAGCTATCGGTCGTGTTGCACCGGTAGACTCTG GATTGTGGTGGATTATATTGTTGAGGGCATATGGGAAGATCACCGGTGACTATTCATTGCAAGAGAGGGTGGATGTTCAAACAGGAATAAGACTGATCCTCAACTTGTGTTTAGCCGATGGATTCGATATGTTTCCTTCTCTGTTAGTCACCGATGGATCCTGCATGATAGACCGAAGGATGGGTATCCATGGTCATCCCCTCGAGATCCAA GCATTGTTTTGTTCTGCTCTACGTTGCTCTCGTGAGATTCTTACAGCAACTGGAAGTTCCAAGAATTTGGTGAGTGCCATCAACAATAGACTGAGTGCACTATCGTTCCACGTCAGAGAATACTGTTGGGTTGACATGAAAAAGGTCAACGAGATTTATCGTTACAAAACCGAAGAGTATTCCATGGATGCTACTAACAAGTTCAATATTTACCCTGAGCAAATTCCTTCATGGCTTATGGATTGGATACCTGAAAAAGGTGGTTATCTACTTGGCAATCTACAGCCAGCTCACATGGATTTTAGGTTCTTCACACTCGGGAACCTCTGGTCCATTGTCTCATCGCTGGGCACTCCGAAACAGAACGAAGCTATATTGAACTTAATCGAAGCCAAATGGGATGATATTGCAGGACACATGCCTTTCAAGATATGCTACCCTGCCTTGGAGAATGAGGAGTGGCGCATAATTACCGGCAGTGACCCGAAAAATAC GCCATGGTCCTATCATAACGGCGGATCTTGGCCAACACTTCTTTGGCAG TTTACTTTGGCATGCATCAAGATGGGAAGATTAGAACTAGCCCAAAAAGCAGTTTCTTTGGCCGAGAAGAGGCTCTCAATCGACCGATGGCCTGAATATTACGACACCCGTAGGGGGAAGTTCATTGGGAAACAATCTCGTCTTTATCAAACATGGACAATCGCCGGTTTCTTGACGTCCAAAATGATGGTGGAGAATCCGCAGATGGCTTCCTTGTTATACTGGGAGGAAGACTACGAGCTTCTCGATATCTGCGTTTGCGCACTTAACAAAAGCGGCCGGAAGAACTGTTCTCGGGGCGCTGCTAAATCCCAGATACTTGTCTAA